DNA sequence from the bacterium genome:
CCCCGAAGGCCGCTTCACCCTGGCCTTCGTCGGCTACGGCGAGGAGAGCGCCAACACCGTCCTCGAGCTGACCCATAACTGGGATACGCCGAGCTATGAGTTGGGCAATGCCTTCGGCCACATCGCCATCGAGGTCGAGGACGTCTATGCCGCCTGCGAGAAGATCAAGGCTCGCGGCGGGAAGATCGTCCGCGAGGCCGGGCCGATGAAGCACGGCGAATCGATCTTGGCTTTTG
Encoded proteins:
- the gloA gene encoding lactoylglutathione lyase encodes the protein MRLLHTMIRVGNLGNSLRFYTEVLGMKLLRKKDYPEGRFTLAFVGYGEESANTVLELTHNWDTPSYELGNAFGHIAIEVEDVYAACEKIKARGGKIVREAGPMKHGESILAFAEDPDGYRIELLSPKRRD